A genomic window from Silene latifolia isolate original U9 population chromosome Y, ASM4854445v1, whole genome shotgun sequence includes:
- the LOC141628186 gene encoding protein FAR1-RELATED SEQUENCE 5-like translates to MKFENLEQGLDFYKAYAKACGFSPRLDSSKIIQGVTTHKSCVCNKEGNRQHGGQKRRRAITRVGCTAKIKFKRLPAGEYEVYEFIEVHSHAMVTPATMIHLKSFWKLNLVHKKMIMDNSRVNQGPVKTFRMFKEYVRVYKNVGASLEDFKNFSRDVKKYIKEYDAEMLIEGFMQKRARCPSFYFDFDVDDNKRLTKVFWADPIAIKNYALFGDSVSFDTTFDFNEYRMAMGGCYPTTRFIDQCPGIKAGVKNVFSGNTTHRFCMWHIMKKLPDKVGSTIYKDTDFLKEISSIVWNEDIEPTEFESSWCSIMEKHDLSGNEWLKSMFEDRKLWIPAYFRDTYMGGLRGQLQGRIGE, encoded by the exons ATGAAATTTGAGAATTTGGAGCAAGGGTTGGATTTCTACAAAGCATATGCCAAAGCTTGTGGCTTTAGTCCGAGATTGGATTCAAGTAAAATCATTCAAGGAGTTACTACACATAAGAGCTGTGTGTGTAACAAAGAAGGTAATAGGCAGCATGGTGGGCAAAAAAGGAGGAGGGCAATAACAAGAGTTGGGTGTACTGCCAAGATTAAGTTTAAAAGACTTCCTGCTGGTGAGTATGAGGTGTATGAATTTATCGAGGTGCACTCACATGCAATGGTAACTCCAGCCACAATGATTCACTTAAAGTCATTTTGGAAACTCAACCTTGTGCATAAGAAAATGATAATGGATAACTCACGTGTTAACCAGGGGCCTGTGAAGACATTTCGAATGTTTAAAGAGTACGTTAGGGTATATAAAAACGTAGGGGCTTCCTTAGAAGATTTTAAGAATTTTTCAAGGGATGTAAAGAAATACATCAAAGAATATGATGCGGAAATGCTGATAGAGGGCTTCATGCAAAAAAGAGCTAGGTGTCCctcattttactttgattttgatGTTGATGACAACAAAAGACTCACTAAGGTTTTCTGGGCTGATCCAATTGCAATTAAGAACTATGCACTCtttggtgattctgtgtctttTGACACCACATTCGATTTTAATGAATACCGTATG GCAATGGGTGGGTGTTATCCTACTACTCGATTCATCGACCAATGTCCTGGTATTAAAGCGGGGGTTAAAAATGTGTTTTCAGGCAACACAACACACAGATTctgtatgtggcatatcatgaaaaAATTGCCTGACAAAGTTGGTTCAACCATTTACAAAGACACAGACTTTCTAAAAGAAATAAGTTCTATTGTTTGGAATGAAGATATTGAGCCAACTGAATTTGAGTCGAGCTGGTGTTcaattatggaaaaacatgatttGTCTGGAAATGAGTGGCTGAAATCCATGTTTGAGGACCGCAAATTATGGATTCCTGCATATTTTCGGGACACTTATATGGGTGGGCTTCGAGGACAACTTCAAGGTCGAATCGGAGAATAG
- the LOC141628185 gene encoding uncharacterized protein LOC141628185 translates to MDRESKKVYEVDVDGKTLVCSCKRFQRFGILCRHCVWVLHNKGFDEIPSEYLLPRWSNYATFRPIFNVVGTSLEADCASIDTRQNTISELWSGVFTAMSLVEDDEEKEKELLELLQSFNEKLLISSSGGKLKSKKTQIETLLGSKIPTKAHILPPNQAKNKGSGRRMTSEKDKAMEEHAKPLRKCRACGEMARHDSRNCPSQLPNK, encoded by the coding sequence ATGGATCGTGAGAGCAAGAAAGTCTATGAAGTCGATGTTGATGGGAAAACTTTAGTGTGTTCATGCAAGAGGTTTCAGAGATTTGGGATACTTTGTAGACATTGTGTATGGGTGTTGCATAATAAGGGGTTTGATGAAATACCTTCTGAATATCTATTGCCGAGGTGGAGCAATTATGCAACATTTCGTCCTATCTTTAATGTTGTAGGGACGTCCTTAGAAGCTGATTGTGCGTCAATTGACACAAGACAAAACACTATCAGTGAATTATGGTCAGGGGTGTTCACTGCAATGTCACTTGTGGAGGATGAtgaggagaaggagaaagagTTACTCGAATTGCTTCAGAGTTTCAATGAGAAGTTGTTGATTTCAAGTAGTGGTGGGAAGTTAAAAAGCAAGAAAACTCAAATCGAGACGCTTCTTGGGTCTAAAATCCCTACTAAAGCTCATATTCTTCCTCCAAATCAAGCAAAAAATAAGGGATCTGGTAGAAGGATGACTTCTGAAAAAGATAAGGCAATGGAGGAGCACGCTAAGCCTCTTAGAAAATGTCGTGCTTGTGGGGAAATGGCACGCCATGATAGTAGAAATTGCCCGAGTCAACTTCCTAACAAGTAA